The sequence below is a genomic window from Alphaproteobacteria bacterium.
GTTCAATGCTTATTTTATCTCTAAAATGAGCACGTATATCGTTGTTGCTTTCGTCGACAAGAGAAGGTGTCTGAACCTTAAAAAAATTAACAAAGTTTGTGATTATATGCGTATTGTTAAGGTAAAAATTCTTCATATTTTGTGCGTTTACATCTGCACCAAACGACCAAGCTTCTACGGAATTTCCCTTACGTTGGTACACACTAAAACCATTCCATATCACAAAGTCTATGAATAGTTTAGACACAGAATCATTTGGATTATCTGGCCAGAGGTAGTACTCACATTTTTCTTCAACGGCGCTTTGTAAGGGGGCGTGAAAATTCACACCATTGTCATGTATTTTCTCTAGCCTTACTTTAAGCCATTCTTCACTGGTGCTTAGATTGATGTAACTGGAGTCCTCGAAAATACGAAAATATCTAAAAGAAGAAACGCCAGTGTTCTCAAAAAGAGGACGGCACACGTCGTTCAGCTTTGGTAATATCTGACTATTAAACTTGTACGCATTCTCATTACTATAAGGCTTCTCATTACTTTCTGTCATGGGACCACCCTTTCCACATACCATAGACGGAAGTCGCAACCCTTGTCCAGAAAACGACACCCCGATAGTTTTTTATAACCTAAAGTCCCTACCTTTCATAATATTTTCTTTCTAAAAACACAGATAGTTTTTTGTGAGC
It includes:
- a CDS encoding helix-turn-helix transcriptional regulator, with protein sequence MTESNEKPYSNENAYKFNSQILPKLNDVCRPLFENTGVSSFRYFRIFEDSSYINLSTSEEWLKVRLEKIHDNGVNFHAPLQSAVEEKCEYYLWPDNPNDSVSKLFIDFVIWNGFSVYQRKGNSVEAWSFGADVNAQNMKNFYLNNTHIITNFVNFFKVQTPSLVDESNNDIRAHFRDKISIEPNLPVDPCKNFESNLWSDGIPIKTDQNYVLITTREFQSGFLLSRGCTVKEAAQILKISHRTVDSHLVSLKRKTNCPYKPDLIKVFIDNFDYLPKNFDLLLLNNLKK